The genomic region acatttatttctttattttggaTTATTAAAACGAAGTCACACAGAGCGATACCAAAGTGTGGCTTGGCATTACTTCGGAGTATAGTGCCTTAGTTAGTCGTTTACATGCGAGATGTAATTCATCAGTTGACTTCAATTGGCCAAATGTAAAGAAATAAAGATGAAAAAAGTGGGGATTTGGgatatgttaccctggtaagATATGGAGAACTTCAGAAATCTGCAAGTCAGAGATCTGTGGTTCAAACCAGAGCGGAGGCATCGGGGAAAATTTACAATAACGCTTTATAGATTTAGAGCATGGACATAACTCGTTATACCCATTACTCATAGTCCGTGTAAGCTTATACAAATACCCGCTGCTGTTTAATGAGATATAGACTGATAAAATAAAACGTAAGAATTTATTACGAAAACATACTATGCTGGCATATAAGCATAGCCTGTTTTCGTTATGAAGTCTTACTTTTTACTGTAGGTTTTCTCCTTAAATATGGAAAACCGTACCATATTGATATCTTCTGTCTCCTAACAGTGAGTGTCGTCTTCCACCTGTACAgtcattgtatacatttttatccCCGGTTAGAGTTTTCGGCACGTTATAGCCACGACTTTCTATATTGGGCCGATggttattttgtcattttgaaatgttaattcTTTTTTACCGTAAATTTGATACAATGTGTACATTATTCAGCTTCTCTCTAAAAGTTTcctaatttatatattatattatagctTCTCTCTAAAAGTTCCCTAattcatatattatattacagcTTCTCTCTAAAAGTTTCCTAattcatatattatattacatcttCTCTCTAAAAGTTTcctaatttatatattatattacatcttCTCTCTAAACGTTTcctaatttatatattatattacagcTTATCTCTAAAAGTTTcctaatttatatattatgttacatCTTCTTTCTAAAAGTTTCCTAATTTATGTTTATCTTATTTATAGCACGCCTCGTTAATGGACAAGGCAACACATGTATATGGTTGATATTTTGATtgatacaatgtaaaatatcttaCATTATCGGAGATTGTGATGAAGTGTATCATATCAAATGTGGTTAAGTTCAATGCTTTATTAAGTGACCTTTTTCACATCTTAAAAAAGACAGAGTAAATGAACTTGTTTTAGATCACTTTCAAAAAATAACGGtaatttaattgtatttagTACAGAAAATATTACCATTTATAATGTCTAAATTTTATCTCTCTTATCTATCAGCTAGAGTCCTTCCCTTCGTTTCACTCTGTCAGCGATAAGCTTGACAGCCGATGTGAGGCTTCCAGATAGTATGATATTCTATCAGCATGGCTTTTTATAGACGGCATTTTATgacagttatttttttaattcatgtaTAACTCATACGTATTCATTACACTATCTGCGAATATTCgattaattaatacatgtaataaaattgTTATTGGTCTTCAAATACAAGTTTGATTTCattcattttcaatatataatattatactaCAAATATACTACAAAATATATTAGTTTAACTATTGGTTATCCTTGCGACattacaaaagaaaattaacagAAAAGAATTCTTTCTAATGTTCAAGAAGGCCATTACGTATGATTcttattttatacatatatatgtctctgtccACACCTAGGGGAGGTAAGTTGAGATACAGATTTTCGAACACCTTTGGtgtgaaaaataacaatttaatgACGTAAATGTTACTCGTGCAATAAAATTGACTTAAAAATGTGATAATCATTACATCCGGCACTGGGTTTTGAAGATTCATCGTTAAAATCGCTTCAGTTTAGATTAAGAACTactcatattatatatatttgctaaATGTTTGccacacaataacaaaaaaaagtcATTGTCGGTTACACTTATAGAAGCGCGAAAATGCGGCAAACATTTagcaaatataaataatatggGTAGTTCTTAATCTTAACTGAAGCGATTCCATTTAAGTGTAAGTGGAGAGGAGAAAACGTAGCGGcaagaccggggttcgaacccgggacctccgaacactagccggaaGCTCTACCAATGGAATATATCCGTGACGCTATTTTGGAAAATCAAAGCATTCTGATTTCATAATAGTTATTAGCAACATGCATGATCATatgatttctttttatttgtaccacaaaaccctttttttaattttttttttttttttttttttttatttggcaTAGTCAGAATTTCATTTCAACGAATGATGTTGAATGAAAACACGCTCAGTAAAATATCAAAGATCATATAGGCAATGCTCTGTTAGGAAAGTTACATATTATCAACCTCGAATTTATAAAACGTTGAAAAATATCCGTTATATACTGAATCAAAGACgtaatgtacagtatcatgAGTTAGCATGAAGGAAAAATGTTCCCCAAAATCGCTGAAATccaatttatttgataaaattaagTGGCAATGAATAAATTATGCTGGGAGTGATCGAAGGACTCAGCGTTTTGGTTGCCGATCAGTGGTctgttttttttgggttttttttacgGTCCaagatgtaaatataatatatatacctaaaaaaaaaaaaaaaaaaaggggggggggggggggggggggggggaggagaaAGGAGAAAAGGGGAGAAACTAGGGGGATACCCATTAGTACTTGTGTCAATGTGACAAAAAAAGTAGTAATTCAAGGAAGAACCATTACATTTATTAGGTATAAAGGTTCAAGGTATGAACTCTCGgatatggaaatatatatatagattattgGGCATTCTGTGCGGTCGTTTCAGTCAAAACAAAACTCACAAACGTATAGGCCTATAAGTTAAAAACGAACTTACACTCGAACTTATAAGATTTCGGAACAGCAATCTTAGAATTAACTACAGCCCACCTGCCGATGACCTGCTGTTCATGAATGACCTTTGCCGTACCAAATACATCCTACCTAGAATTTGGTTTTGGAAACCTGCGTCTGGCCAGtgtattatacaaaatgtactctATGTCTACCTATGGAACATGATTCTGcggtgttttttttatgaattcatAACCTTTTTTTCGCACATATTCAAATTACACAATGTCTTTTTCAGTAAGACCCTATTCGGGCCTCAATTAAAGACCTGTCAAAAAGGGATCCGGCTACATGCTTCCCCCGTGAAGTGTGcttcatttgtaaaaatgtGGTTGGTTATTTCGAAAAGAAATTTTTCGATTATAATacttatattttgtattcaagtataattttcatttttgttttaattttagatAACTCTAAAAAGGCAATGACAGAATCGCAAACCATTCTTTGATGAATACGTTTTAAATTGTGTGTTGTTTTCTTAATCCATTCGTAAGTAAATTAGTCTGTGAttccgatatatatataaactctatGTGGACATGCGCAGTGGCAACCATCCTCTGCAAATTCGAAAAAAGTGACAGCCGCTTCGGTAAAGTAAGTTTTCCTGATAAATTAACGGCACGAACGAAtgagttgaatatttcattcaaattgaCTATATGGATCCAAGAATTGCTTGGTATCCGCCGGAACAGTTAGGAGTTGCTCATGATGTGTGGACAAGGATAATTGAAGCTCAAATAGGCGTTGATAACATGTCTCTCAATAACTCCAATCCAAACTTGGATCATAAGCCTGCCGAGTTTATTCCTCTGGATATAACAAACAATTTTGATCAGAAGTCTGCTCCGACAAATCGACAGAATAGCATCCATAACCAGGAAAACAGTTTTAAACGAAAGAGAGACAATCGTGCCAGTACATACGGTTTGAACCATTCGTCGTACAAGCATTTATTAAAGGAAGATGGCGGCCTCACCCCTTGGAAGCCCAAGAAGAAGAAATATCAACCAGACGTTATTGGGTTTGTAATGATTATCAACGACAATGttatttgatttataattatatgtatccCATTTTCTCATATCTATATGTTTCTTAGCATCGTCATTGATTTGACAATCGACAGAACATGGGTGCACATGTGTTGTGCAAGAACTTTAAAATATGAGGCGCCCATGGGGAAATTTCCGGAAATTGTCCGCATATAATGTAAGCCTTTTCGGGTTTAAACTATCTATAGCGTTAAAATAACCGGAattgtaggggggggggggggggggggttgtcaTACAAAATTTGCGGATTGATTACGAATGTTAAAGatctattttcattttaaatacacttTGAGTGAATTTATTTCCGATTTACCCCCCTCCAAACCACCACCACCAGACACACATGTATGCGTACAGTACACACATGGATCTGCGTTAAGATGTATTGCCCGTGGGTGGTGGATAGAGATGTTATTCTGTGCTATTAATAGCAACAAATGATTTTTAAGAAAATTGATTTTTCAGGGAATAACATTTTAGATCAAAAGAAATTAATTCAGTTTCACTTTTacttttgtgttatataaaatgCCATTAGATGTGCTAGATACTTCCATGGAAAGTGACATTGTCAACTTACGACTCATTTCCAGTGCTACCTGATAcagataatgatatacaattaaAAGTGAGCAGCTTTCAAACAAGTGTCAAATAATTAcagcaggtttttttttattagactATTTAATCTATTGATGTCATACATTAGGTCAAATTTAccttatttatatttcaatctttAATGGTTAGATTATAATTAGATTAATTTATTTCTGGTGCAAGCAGGTTGGGGAAATCTGCCATTTTCAGCTATATAGCTGATTTCAGCTACTCTAGCTAACCATAACTACTATCGATAGCTGAATTAAGCGACTTCAAAACAGTTTACCTGTTGATGTGTTAAATACACAAAGTCGCATGTGTGCTGAAAAATGATCGGGTATGCCACCCTACCAGACATAGTACTTAAACAACTTTCATGATTCATATAAACgatatcaatttttttatttttttatattttatttatttattaatattcatgGAATTGTTTAAATACTGTGTCTGGTAGGGTGGCGTACCCAGTCATTTTGCGGCGCACATGTGACTTTGTGTATTTGACAAGTTAACAGCTGAATCCAGCTATCGATAGTAGCTATGTTTAGCTTGAGTATGAAATCAGCTGAATAGCTGAAAATGACAGATTTCCCCAACCTGGCAAGATGCGATTGAAATCTCTATACCAGACTACATACAGTCGGGTAATAAATGGTtacagaccccccccccccccaccattTAAGATTAATTGATAAGGTGCAattcattagatttatttttctgactaaatatatatatccttcCACATACCTTGAAATTTGTATTCAGCTATTTTTTAAGGacagttttaaaaaaatactaCCATCATCAGAACACTATCTTGCGAGATTTCAATGGAAACAAATACTTAAGTTCTGAAAACAGTATGTCAAAGAATCAATGTGCATGGATTTATTTAGTGAGCGATCATCAGggaataaaatatgtacatgtgtataagttCATGTAATAAAACCTTACCTTttaatgtatggtatatgttGTTGTATACATACTGTGTCATATTTAGAGAAAGTGGGGAATTGTACAGGttgaaaacattttgaatttgcGAGGATGCACTTGAACCTCAACGCATTCTCTCATTACGTAGGAGAAAAATTCTCTGAACTCCATCACAttaatgtacaggtaagttaaaAGTGCTTTTAAAGCAGGGAGGGAAAAGCCAGATAATACAATAAATGATTCATGTGGTCTTAAAATCATCTTGTTTTGTTCACAGTTTGCATGAAGAGATCAAGGATTTCTTTGTATACATGTCTCCTACACGTGAGGAAGCCAACATGAGGTCAGAAGTCGTACAGAGGATACGGTCTGTGGTCAAAGACTTATGGAAAGATGCTTCGGTATGTCATATTGCTAAAGTCCTTTAGAGTATGTCATATATTTTATGTAGATGGCCACAATGAACATTCCTAACTAATTTGCATTGTCTGACAATAAATTGATTAATACGGATGCTGTTTTGATATATACTAGTAGAACTGAGAAAAGaagatatgtttaaaaataaaaaaactttaaatatttaataaaaagaaacatttcaTTTGCAGGTTGAAATTTTTGGCAGCTTCAAAACAGGCTTATACCTACCTACAAGGTAAGTTTGCTATTGGTCATGCTCTGGCTTTGAATTTGATTATCTAGAAAAAAAACTGCTAAGTATCTAACGGTGAGCAGTAATGAAGTTCAGTAATATGAGAAAGTATTTTAACAGAGAGGGATCCATACATCTGCATCTCAATATTTTAATCCTGATTAAGAAATTATCTTGTGAGCTTTGTCAATATAGATTCAAAATCCTTAGTAATGGATAGTGCATTATTTCAAGATCCGAGAGGAAAACAGAAGTTACTGACTTTTTGTTTTGCATACAGTGATATAGATCTGGTTGTGTTTGGGAAGTGGAAATCTCCTCCTCTGTTCATGCTGCAGAAGGCCCTCCTCGACAAGGGCTATACTGACCATGCCTCTATCAAGGTGTTGGACAAGGCTTCCGTAAGTACATTCTCTGTTTTACTACTACTAGTAATAAGCCTATATGACTGTCCGTCTTTAGTCAAGAAATATTTACTGACATTGTTTTATCCCGACTTCTGTCATAAGGTAGTGGACTTACAACAATTCCCTTGTGGTAAATACTGTCCATCACAAAATACTAGATGttgaatctttctcaaattttctcTGTAGTCTCCTTTGATGTGCATGTTAAATTTTGAGACTAACAGTTACTTATAAAGGGTCTTAAATTACTTTTTCTCACACCTTTGCATATGTAAGATACATTTATCCCATGTGGGATATCTCTATCCCGCATTGGTGCAGCGAGTGACCTCAGGTCCGGGACACTGAGCATTAATTATGTTACAAACCTtgtcaacaaaaataaacacaggAGAATCATGTTCGATTCAGACTCTGATTGAGCCATGTCCTAAGCTTACTCGGTAGGATAGCCTAAATAAATGCCGCACACCAAAACTGTGACATCACTGGGAAAACTCatctgtttgtttatatgtatgataaCTTTCATAAATGCACTGTATAACTTTTTCAATGTGTCattataacaaattattaattgtGATCATTGTCGCCATGTTGGATCAATTTTTTCCATGCATTTTATGAAAAAGGTTTGAAAAAAACAAGCCATCATATGTTAGGTAATGTGGGATAGGGAAATTCTACCCTCGAATGTAGAATTTAGGGTCAGAACCTAAGCAAGCCTCGGTTCTGACCCCAAATTATACACCCGAGGGTAGAATTTCCCTATTCCACATGCCTACATATGACGGACTCTATTAAATAGTCATTACATGTGAAATTTAATAAACAAGCTCAATAATTTGAAGGCTTGTGGCATGTAAAAATTAATGAACAagaaaatattgttcatataaCAGTCATAAATGTAAGATGCTGTTTGTCACATTTATTACTTAATGTACGAGAATGTAAGAGAAAAGTTCCAAATGAATTTCTATACAAGACTGAATTTCAGCTCTGGCAATCATATGACATCCCAGCAGTGTTATTGCAATTATGATGAGTGTTATTATAACTATGTCTTACAATGTTTATGACATAGCAGACCacttataaaataaatactttacactatttcAGGTCCCTATAGTCAAACTCACAGACCTGCAGACTGACATCAAAGTGGATATCAGTTTTAATACAAAGAACTCGGTGGAAAGTGCTGCACTCATCAAGGTAACGTCAATACAAAATCATGAGGAAATAGTGGCCATATATAGTGGTCGCCCGATCATGATtgtaatagaaaattaattgatttgaaaCATTTCTAGCGACTTGGATCTCAAAATCCAAAAGTCAATTAGTGAATTTTCCATGGTGATTTTCAGTGATTTATCTCCGATGTGGTTTTCTTAATTAGCCAACGAGGTCCTGCATACGCTTGTTTGTAGTAGCAATTAAGCGTCCGACTGACCTATGAGCGCTAATCAAAATGGCAGACTAGCTTGATTGTTCCAATCAATCTGGTATCACCTTGCCAAGGTTTGGTGTTTAACTTgatgtaaaaatgtaaagatGACCTTTCAAACAAGGAATTCGGCGGTCACCGGGTGACCGTGTGGTGTTTATGTATGAAAACGAATGCGAATAAAGATATCAGAAGTAGACGAATGTCAATGTGCCTTCACTACATGTCGTTGAAATATAGATAAATCATAGGGTATTTAATTTACACAAAACAATGCTGATATGTGTCAATAACCGCAATAGTTGAATTTGAAGTGAAGTTATTATGTAGTCGTGATTTCCACGAGTTAAAATATCAATCAAACATGGACTTGTATTATTTAATTCTGTGATCAAAGCAATGATCTGTCTGGTTAATATTTTGTCACCTTTGTTATTTCTACCTCaaataagaagaaaataatataataaaattttgATCAGTTGATTCGCTCCTGAATTTaacaaacaattaaacaatGATGTTTACTAAATATCATTTGCATAACTAAGACACATTTTAGACATTTATTTTCAGATTAAATCCGATTTTGAAAGTCACTATGAGGaagatgtttttaaatgttCGTGATCAGTATGTCATCCAAGTTCAAggacacaaataaaaaatatttgcatatattaAATATTCAGGTGATGACCAGTAAATTTTCGACAAATGTTTATAGAAATTGGCTCCCTTACAACATGAATTGCCTGTTACATGACGCTTGGAAACTCATCTCTTATTACTAGTATTGcatataaagatttatcaaGTATTATTATAGCCTCCACTTTATCAATCTGATGAGAAAAAGATATTGGCAGGCATATTATGTTCCATTTGTTGTGACATTCTTATTTTGGACTTGGCCTCAGGTGCCTTAAGCCTCTTTAAAATAAGCTGCTTTACAGATTGGATCCAAACAAACTATAATTTGTTGTGATTTTACTAGTGGTTGCCATAGTAAAAGATTTGTTGTCAAGGAAATCCTATCCTATATTATCCAGCTGTATTGCCACTCATTCTAACAGCAGTGTAAATATCACTGTAATGTGTTAATGATATTGATTAAGCTGTCTGTGTAATGTATTAAAAGATATACGCGATACTTTTAATGCTGaggaatacatagatatatatatatatataatagaagTCCACAGTATTAACTACAAATCCTCTAAGATTGTTCGTTAAGTCTGGAACAAATTACTGCTTGTCCTccacatactgtacagtttacatgtatatgcatgcattttaatattattaattAGACAGATCTGGAATTTAttgaagggagacaactcttatacaaaaaattgaaaatatgagTTTAATGTGTACATAATGAAGACCAATTAGGCTATGGCTTTCTATTTCACAGAGGGAAATATTGCTGACTCCGAGGCAAGGGAGtttttttcttgtaaatattcattttaatagatttttttctgtttaatgtgGATGGTGAGTTTAAATTTTTTAGTTTTCACACATGATGACAGTTAAAGCAAGATGATATATATGTGGTTTAAATACAAGAACACTGTCTATACCTCCAGAACAGTTAAACATTGGATATGGTAAACGTTGACAATCAAATATACTTTTCTTTGCCAGAaatttatggagcaattcccAAACCTGAAGTATCTGGTGTTAGTATTGAAGCAGTTCCTTCTACAACGGGACCTTAATGAGGTGTTTACTGGTGGCATAAGTTCTTACAGCCTGATCTACCTGACTGTCAGCTTTCTCCAGGTAAGAATGTGATCTACCTGACTGTCAGCTTTCTCCAGGTAAGAATGTCAGGATCATCCGTTTCAAGCTCATTGATATGAATTAAAGGCTGGCAACACTGCCAGAAACTGACTTAATTGGCAAGAAATTTTCTGCTCTTTGGTTGGAAACTAAAAACTTATTTTTGTTGTCTAGATTAATAAATGCCAAGGAAATTATATAAGAGTTTAGAGATGTAGAAAGCAAAAGTAGTCGTAATCTTAGGGAAATTTTCTGTGAAGTCGACAAGTTAGTACTTCCGGATAAATGTTAGCTGTCAGCAACATTTGAGTTTACTTCTGTTGAAATATACATGATTTATACATTCTATAGCTTCATCCTCGGTATGATGCCACAAGTCCTGAAGCAAATCTTGGAGTGCTGTTGATAGAATTCTTTGAGCTTTATGGAAGGAACTTTAATTACATCAACACCGGCATACGCATCAAGAAGGGTGGAGCCTACATCAGGAAAGAGGAGATACAGAAAAGCATGGATAGCGGCTACAGGCCATCCCTTCTTTGCATAGAGGATCCCCTCACAGAGGGTAGGCTACCAAACATTGGAAGAGTTTCATTTCATTCAATATTGAACAAAAATTTCACGATTGAGCATTTTGATAATGataacatttgaaatttttaCAATATGTGATATCTCTTATATAAAGTGTGAATTTGTAGATAATGCtcgttttaaaaatattaagaaTTTTTAACATAGTAGTAGTGCAAGGCAGCATATATTACTTATATACTACATTTGGATGTTTTATATTGCTgttctttcaaaataaatgattttggCAATGTGTCGgaacaaaaaaaattgttactTCAGTCCGAAAAGTGAAACATTTGTTTAGCTGTGTAcgtgaatgtttaaaaaaaaaggttgattaatttttgtcacatttgtatgttacttatacaaatatagtaaaatgtattaaaaacgGTTTGTTTTTCTGCTGATTGTTGCATGTTTAATTACTTTTATCTATAAAAGGCCTTATATTCACTGGaaaaacaacagataaaatGGTTACAAATTTCAGAGTAAACCCCACAACACCTATTGCTATTGTTATAATGTTGCAGGTAACGACATCGGTCGTAGTTCGTATGGTGCTATGAAAGTAAAGCAGTCATTTGAGTATGCCTATCTAGTCATGACCTACACAGTGATGCCTCAAAACAGCCACATTCTTGGACCAAATCATAGGTAAGGTGCAGATGGTTGGCCAAAAAGTTAtctcccaaaacatacataaacTATTATTTTCATGTAATATTCTATTAACGCTGTAACGTGTCCATGGAACTGTCAAGGGCAGCAAAAGCAAGCAGCCatgtcatttacatattaaaccCAGGGTTTGCACTGGGCATTTCATAAATGGGATCCTTTTCAGATAAAATGGGGTCCCTGTGAATAGTTTGAATGGAGCTTCCAGAAAAAATGGGGTCCTTTCAATTTTCTATGCTTCAAAAGGCTATAGGGATGGCTTCAACGTGTACCCTGAAACCATAATTTGATTTCACCAGATTTGCATGAAGAGGCAAATCCTgattaaagtttgttaaaaaattcaataaaggtatgaaatatatttgaaaatatgcaAGCTTGCTGTTGGAAGCTAGGAGACTGGGATTACATTTTTCCGCTTTCTTTTATTGGTTAtatatgatgatttcctgtatGCTGACCATCAGTTTGTTCTATAGTATATTAGGTAGGATAGTGAGAGTAACAGATGAGGTGGTAGACTACAGAAAGTGGATCAAGGATACCTTCCCCATCTTTATCCCAAACAACCCCATGGTGCAGCCAAGCACCGACAACCATACCTGTAGCGCTGACACGAGAAACAACAACAGCAATAacctaaacaacaacaacaacaacaacacaacacgcAGCTATGCTAGTGTGGCCAACAGTAGTCCAAAACACAGCAGCACAGAGACTGTAGATGTGAAAAACAGGTAAGTGTGTTAATTACATGGGCTTCATGCTCAAAATTTCATTGGGAATGACAAAATGTTAAGATCACTACATGAATAAGAATTTTTAAGCACAAATTACTAGACTAAGttgtgaaatgaaaaataagattAGAAATCAATACTCTTTTCTTTCAGACACAATTGTTTTCAACTCCTTTTATTTGGATTCAATTTGTGCCGTACAAGTGATCATAGTTCAACAAGGATTTATTTTTGTCCCTACATCATAGTGGTGGTTGAGATTGAAGTGTTTTAATGTCATAGTAATCATTTTATTTAAGCAGTTGATCATATATAGGTCACCCTGACCTA from Pecten maximus chromosome 11, xPecMax1.1, whole genome shotgun sequence harbors:
- the LOC117338293 gene encoding terminal nucleotidyltransferase 4A-like isoform X1 gives rise to the protein MDPRIAWYPPEQLGVAHDVWTRIIEAQIGVDNMSLNNSNPNLDHKPAEFIPLDITNNFDQKSAPTNRQNSIHNQENSFKRKRDNRASTYGLNHSSYKHLLKEDGGLTPWKPKKKKYQPDVIGLHEEIKDFFVYMSPTREEANMRSEVVQRIRSVVKDLWKDASVEIFGSFKTGLYLPTSDIDLVVFGKWKSPPLFMLQKALLDKGYTDHASIKVLDKASVPIVKLTDLQTDIKVDISFNTKNSVESAALIKKFMEQFPNLKYLVLVLKQFLLQRDLNEVFTGGISSYSLIYLTVSFLQLHPRYDATSPEANLGVLLIEFFELYGRNFNYINTGIRIKKGGAYIRKEEIQKSMDSGYRPSLLCIEDPLTEGNDIGRSSYGAMKVKQSFEYAYLVMTYTVMPQNSHILGPNHSILGRIVRVTDEVVDYRKWIKDTFPIFIPNNPMVQPSTDNHTCSADTRNNNSNNLNNNNNNNTTRSYASVANSSPKHSSTETVDVKNRQGSGSVKISEGPMESIEQSDSSSPYQSSSTSSPNNSCSSSLTSDTDSEPDPQHQQESVQNATVQPTNSTTTSTTTKSGPRSTVVPTREFVRSRDYSKQRGSPSKSRDASSSSVSSTRSSNSSYTPRGTPNNTPATVPSHEHSVVEAVPKYAPQNNIGTGGHTGHSSQSGPQGGGPGGKGNRYPPGGHQGSKVYSRSQGKRRKNSVGGGSIGQGHGSHTLHTGGPSNNYNRGGNSRKDFSQSNTNSAR
- the LOC117338293 gene encoding terminal nucleotidyltransferase 4A-like isoform X2, encoding MDPRIAWYPPEQLGVAHDVWTRIIEAQIGVDNMSLNNSNPNLDHKPAEFIPLDITNNFDQKSAPTNRQNSIHNQENSFKRKRDNRASTYGLNHSSYKHLLKEDGGLTPWKPKKKKYQPDVIGLHEEIKDFFVYMSPTREEANMRSEVVQRIRSVVKDLWKDASVEIFGSFKTGLYLPTSDIDLVVFGKWKSPPLFMLQKALLDKGYTDHASIKVLDKASVPIVKLTDLQTDIKVDISFNTKNSVESAALIKKFMEQFPNLKYLVLVLKQFLLQRDLNEVFTGGISSYSLIYLTVSFLQLHPRYDATSPEANLGVLLIEFFELYGRNFNYINTGIRIKKGGAYIRKEEIQKSMDSGYRPSLLCIEDPLTEGNDIGRSSYGAMKVKQSFEYAYLVMTYTVMPQNSHILGPNHSILGRIVRVTDEVVDYRKWIKDTFPIFIPNNPMVQPSTDNHTCSADTRNNNSNNLNNNNNNNTTRSYASVANSSPKHSSTETVDVKNRTPSPIPSTNKNLSRTPQSSPPTLLPPLPPPSPVLAPLSSPPVSLCEVETIASSVAVQASRGTPALAVCRRHAQATVPILHGARPIIHQLRCPVMNTRWWRPYQNMHPKTTLAQGVTQDILVSLVPRVAALGVKETAIPPGDTRAARCTADLKASAAKTVSVAAV